In Nocardioides sp., the following proteins share a genomic window:
- a CDS encoding peptidylprolyl isomerase — protein sequence MVWTPRSKLLIPGIAALLALSACGADKEPESARDTTPTTVTPTTATTTAAPTDGSCAYNADGMPVTKQIDPPPAQPAQSGRVKAAITTNAGIFNVTLDAANAPCTVNSFVSLSEQGFYDDTSCHRLTTEGIFVLQCGDPTGTGMGGPGYQYADELKGTETYGPGTLAMANSGPDTNGSQFFLVYGDSPLEPNYTVFGQLDTKSVQAIKKIAEAGTQTGAPDGPPKQRVKISQITVG from the coding sequence ATGGTCTGGACCCCTCGTTCGAAACTGCTCATCCCCGGCATCGCCGCCCTCTTGGCGCTGTCCGCCTGCGGAGCGGACAAGGAGCCCGAGTCCGCGCGCGACACCACACCCACGACCGTGACCCCCACGACGGCGACCACCACGGCCGCACCCACCGACGGCAGCTGCGCGTACAACGCGGACGGAATGCCGGTGACCAAGCAGATCGACCCGCCGCCCGCCCAACCTGCGCAGAGCGGGCGCGTGAAGGCAGCCATCACGACCAATGCCGGCATCTTCAACGTGACGCTGGACGCTGCCAACGCGCCCTGCACCGTCAACAGCTTCGTGTCTTTGAGCGAGCAGGGCTTCTATGACGACACCTCGTGTCACCGCCTGACGACCGAGGGCATCTTCGTGCTCCAGTGCGGCGACCCGACCGGCACCGGCATGGGCGGCCCCGGTTACCAGTACGCCGATGAGCTCAAGGGCACCGAGACCTACGGTCCCGGCACCCTCGCGATGGCGAATTCAGGCCCCGACACCAACGGCTCCCAGTTCTTCCTCGTCTACGGCGACAGCCCGCTCGAACCCAACTACACGGTCTTCGGCCAACTCGACACCAAGAGCGTCCAGGCCATCAAGAAGATCGCCGAGGCCGGCACCCAGACCGGGGCCCCTGACGGACCTCCGAAGCAGCGCGTCAAGATCTCCCAGATCACCGTCGGTTGA
- a CDS encoding sulfotransferase, translating to MTAPQPYRPWGIRAVNAVGGLVNRIASVPSLEPDALIEHARKATGLSDLGPETYRPGLEALMDSLRGEARLNMIGRVFARQSYEGRLKDRLRLIDWRKRHPKIGEQRIERPIFVLGLPRTGTTILYGALAASPSLRSPVTWEMQFPIPPADPGTLDSDPRIEQMHKQYADLRRIVPDAEKVHAMGALLPQECIAMHTCEFKSLEPVVTFPIPSYFEWIKEHGIRSAYAFQREFLQHMQSGYARKHWLLKSPAHLMWLDQLLEEFPDALIVQTHRDPAKVIGSVSSLYATFDNAVTEHPDPYAVGRQQFEQWRWGLDRATQVRESMPDERVIDVQFSDIVRDPIGVVRSIHEKFGLDFDAETQTRTQAFLDDNARDKHGLHSYSLEDFGLDRAKVDAAFADYRAQYDVPQED from the coding sequence GTGACAGCACCCCAGCCCTACCGACCGTGGGGGATCAGAGCCGTGAATGCGGTGGGTGGCCTGGTCAACCGAATCGCCAGCGTCCCCTCCCTCGAACCCGACGCGCTGATCGAGCACGCACGGAAGGCGACCGGACTCAGCGATCTAGGACCGGAGACCTACCGTCCGGGCCTCGAGGCGTTGATGGACTCCCTTCGTGGTGAGGCGCGCCTGAACATGATCGGGCGCGTCTTCGCGCGGCAGTCGTACGAAGGCCGGCTCAAGGACCGGCTTCGGCTGATCGACTGGCGCAAGCGGCATCCCAAGATCGGCGAGCAGCGGATCGAACGGCCGATCTTCGTCCTCGGGCTGCCACGCACGGGCACGACGATCCTCTACGGTGCGCTGGCCGCCAGCCCGTCGCTGCGCTCACCGGTGACGTGGGAGATGCAGTTCCCGATCCCTCCCGCCGACCCCGGCACGCTCGACAGCGACCCTCGGATCGAGCAGATGCACAAGCAGTACGCCGATCTGCGCCGGATCGTGCCGGACGCCGAAAAGGTGCACGCGATGGGAGCGCTGCTGCCCCAGGAGTGCATCGCCATGCATACGTGCGAGTTCAAGTCGCTCGAACCGGTCGTCACCTTCCCCATCCCCAGCTATTTCGAATGGATCAAGGAGCACGGCATTCGCAGTGCGTACGCCTTCCAGCGCGAGTTCCTCCAGCACATGCAGTCCGGCTATGCCCGCAAGCACTGGTTGTTGAAGTCACCGGCCCACCTGATGTGGCTCGATCAGTTGCTGGAGGAGTTCCCCGACGCACTGATCGTGCAGACGCACCGCGACCCCGCCAAGGTGATCGGCTCGGTGTCGAGTTTGTACGCCACCTTCGACAATGCGGTCACCGAGCACCCCGACCCGTACGCCGTGGGGCGCCAGCAGTTCGAGCAATGGCGGTGGGGACTCGACCGCGCCACCCAGGTACGTGAGTCGATGCCGGACGAGCGGGTGATCGATGTGCAGTTCTCCGACATCGTGCGCGATCCGATCGGTGTCGTACGCAGCATCCACGAGAAGTTCGGCCTCGACTTCGACGCCGAGACACAGACGCGTACGCAGGCCTTCCTCGACGACAACGCGCGCGACAAACACGGGCTGCACAGCTATTCGCTGGAGGACTTCGGTCTGGACAGGGCCAAGGTCGACGCGGCCTTCGCCGACTATCGCGCGCAGTACGACGTTCCCCAGGAGGACTGA
- a CDS encoding gamma-glutamyltransferase, translating into MSSQRVAVAATGRQALDAGLGAGADGGNAVDAALAAALVALATEPGMVSIGGGCYISVWPADGDPVVIDGNVEMPGRGLTPQALGRGVREVSTEYGGGVTMHAGAGSVATPGIPSAFAAAHESYARLDWANLLAPAERAARHGYPMSSAAARYLSFTADSLFGSDPEAHALVTRPDGSLLEGGEATRNLLLADVLVEWAREGNALFRTGRVARSLAEAMADEGLVTAEDLVSYAPVTRPATRLQVGEWEIACNPPPAVGGPMLAIMLGELGRRERWDWSDAIEIQRAVLGYRHRTHDLSHDLEADGLALLESVGVHGLSALRGSSSTAHISAVDADGNACAITMSSGYGSGLCIPGTGILLNNALGEVELNRHGLHAVPAGTRLASNMAPTTGRAADGRALAIGSPGADRITTALMLVLGQGTLHGADLQHAIAAPRLHLRLTSEGFKVEYEADDSLAAAVTASGLPGHVYPEPHMYFGGVGAAYRFADHTLQAAGDARREAAVGVR; encoded by the coding sequence ATGAGCAGTCAGCGAGTCGCGGTGGCGGCCACAGGGCGCCAGGCACTCGACGCGGGGCTGGGGGCCGGAGCCGACGGTGGCAATGCGGTCGACGCCGCACTGGCCGCAGCTCTGGTGGCCTTGGCCACCGAGCCCGGCATGGTCTCGATCGGCGGAGGGTGCTACATCTCGGTCTGGCCGGCAGACGGCGACCCCGTCGTGATCGACGGCAACGTCGAGATGCCCGGGCGTGGGCTGACACCGCAGGCTCTCGGACGCGGCGTGCGCGAGGTGAGCACCGAGTACGGCGGGGGCGTGACGATGCACGCCGGCGCTGGATCGGTGGCCACCCCGGGCATCCCGTCGGCATTCGCCGCTGCCCACGAGTCGTACGCTCGGCTCGACTGGGCGAACCTGCTGGCACCGGCCGAACGCGCGGCCCGCCACGGCTACCCGATGTCGTCCGCAGCAGCGCGCTACCTCTCCTTCACCGCCGACTCCCTCTTCGGTAGCGACCCGGAGGCTCATGCTCTGGTCACCCGCCCAGACGGCTCGCTCCTGGAGGGGGGTGAGGCGACGCGCAACCTGCTGCTCGCGGACGTCCTGGTCGAATGGGCCCGCGAGGGCAACGCCCTGTTCCGCACCGGCCGAGTGGCTCGCTCGCTCGCCGAGGCGATGGCCGACGAGGGACTGGTCACCGCCGAGGACCTCGTGTCGTACGCCCCGGTGACCCGGCCCGCGACTCGCCTCCAGGTCGGGGAGTGGGAGATCGCCTGCAACCCACCGCCCGCCGTCGGCGGGCCCATGCTGGCGATCATGTTGGGCGAACTCGGACGACGCGAACGTTGGGACTGGTCGGACGCGATCGAGATCCAGCGGGCAGTGCTCGGCTACCGCCACCGTACGCACGACCTCTCCCACGACCTGGAAGCAGACGGACTCGCCTTGCTGGAGTCGGTCGGCGTTCATGGCCTGAGCGCCTTGCGCGGGTCGTCCTCTACCGCCCACATCTCGGCCGTCGACGCCGACGGCAACGCGTGTGCGATCACGATGAGCAGCGGGTACGGCTCGGGGCTATGCATCCCGGGCACCGGGATTCTGCTCAACAACGCACTCGGCGAGGTCGAACTCAATCGCCACGGGCTGCACGCGGTGCCGGCAGGCACCCGGCTGGCCTCCAACATGGCGCCGACGACAGGACGTGCGGCCGATGGTCGGGCGTTGGCGATCGGCTCCCCTGGCGCCGACCGGATCACCACCGCACTGATGCTCGTCCTGGGCCAGGGAACCCTGCACGGAGCCGATCTGCAGCACGCGATCGCGGCGCCCCGCCTGCACCTGAGGCTGACCTCGGAGGGCTTCAAGGTCGAGTACGAGGCCGATGACTCACTCGCCGCGGCGGTCACGGCCTCCGGGTTGCCTGGACACGTCTATCCCGAACCTCATATGTACTTCGGCGGGGTGGGCGCCGCCTATCGGTTCGCCGACCACACCCTCCAGGCCGCAGGTGACGCACGTCGCGAAGCGGCGGTGGGGGTGCGGTGA
- a CDS encoding excinuclease ABC subunit UvrA, translating into MAIHRADAHDLIRVQGARENNLKDVDVEIPKRRLTVFTGVSGSGKSSLVFGTIAAESQRMINETYSSFVQNFMPTMARPEVDVLEGLTTAILVDQERMGANSRSTVGTVTDANALLRTLFSRLGDPHIGSSQAYSFNVASATGVGGLKVDKKSASNKPERREFTITGGMCPNCEGMGNVSDFDLTELFDEELSLSQGALKVPGYSMDGWYGRIFSGFGFDMDKPLKKYTKTEMHDLLHKEPVKIKVEGINLTYEGVIPKVQKSMLSKDRESMQPHIRAFVDRVITFHPCPDCDGTRLNEGARSSKIKDLNIADCCRLQINELAEWVRGLDEPSVAPLLKTLQETLDSFVDIGLGYLSLERPSGTLSGGESQRTKMIRHLGSSLTDVTYVFDEPTIGLHPHDIANMNDLLLQLRDKGNTVLVVEHKPETIAIADHVVDLGPGAGADGGEVVFEGAYDDLRHADTRTGKHLLYKASLKESVRTSTGSISIKKADTHNLRDVSVEIPTGVLVVVTGVAGSGKSSLIHGSVSPREGVVTVDQGAIKGSRRSNPATYTGLLEPIRKAFAKANGVKPALFSANSEGACEVCNGAGLIYTDLGMLATVSTVCEECEGKRFKASVLEYEFGGRNIAEVLDMSVAQAAGFFAEGEAKTPAAAKILDRLVDVGLGYVKLGQQLTTLSGGERQRLKLAAQMADKGDVYVLDEPTTGLHLADVENLLGLLDRLVDSGKSVIVIEHHQAVMSHADWIIDLGPGAGSEGGLVVFEGTPAELVAEASTLTGKHLKEYVAG; encoded by the coding sequence ATGGCAATTCATCGAGCGGACGCCCACGACCTGATCCGCGTGCAGGGCGCGCGCGAGAACAACCTCAAAGACGTCGACGTCGAGATCCCCAAGAGGCGACTGACCGTCTTCACCGGGGTGTCCGGTTCGGGCAAGAGTTCGCTGGTCTTCGGGACCATCGCTGCCGAGTCGCAGCGGATGATCAACGAGACCTACAGCTCGTTCGTGCAGAACTTCATGCCCACCATGGCGCGTCCCGAGGTCGACGTCCTCGAGGGCCTGACGACAGCCATCCTGGTCGACCAGGAGCGGATGGGCGCCAACTCGCGTTCGACCGTCGGCACGGTCACCGACGCGAATGCCTTGCTTCGTACGCTCTTCTCACGCCTCGGCGATCCGCACATCGGGTCGAGCCAGGCGTACTCCTTCAATGTCGCGTCCGCGACCGGCGTCGGCGGGCTGAAGGTCGACAAGAAGAGTGCGAGCAACAAGCCCGAGCGCCGTGAGTTCACCATCACCGGCGGCATGTGCCCCAACTGCGAGGGCATGGGCAACGTCTCCGACTTCGACCTCACCGAGTTGTTCGACGAGGAGTTGTCGCTCTCGCAAGGTGCGTTGAAGGTGCCGGGCTATTCGATGGACGGCTGGTATGGCCGGATCTTCTCCGGCTTCGGCTTCGACATGGACAAGCCGCTGAAGAAGTACACCAAGACCGAGATGCACGACCTGCTGCACAAGGAGCCGGTCAAGATCAAGGTGGAGGGGATCAACCTCACGTACGAAGGGGTTATCCCCAAGGTGCAGAAGTCGATGCTGAGCAAGGACCGCGAATCCATGCAGCCCCACATCCGCGCCTTCGTCGATCGGGTGATCACCTTCCACCCCTGCCCGGACTGTGATGGCACGCGGCTCAACGAGGGCGCGCGCTCGTCGAAGATCAAGGACCTCAACATCGCCGACTGCTGCCGGCTGCAGATCAACGAGCTGGCCGAGTGGGTGCGCGGTCTCGACGAGCCATCCGTCGCCCCACTGCTCAAGACGCTTCAGGAGACGCTGGACTCATTCGTCGATATCGGGCTGGGCTATCTCTCCCTGGAGCGGCCGTCCGGCACGCTGTCGGGCGGTGAGTCGCAGCGTACGAAGATGATCCGACACCTGGGCTCGTCCCTGACCGATGTGACGTACGTCTTCGACGAACCGACCATCGGCCTGCACCCGCACGACATCGCCAACATGAACGATCTCCTGCTCCAGTTGCGCGACAAGGGCAACACCGTCTTGGTCGTCGAGCACAAGCCCGAAACCATCGCCATCGCCGACCACGTCGTCGATCTCGGTCCGGGCGCGGGCGCCGACGGGGGAGAGGTGGTGTTCGAGGGGGCGTACGACGACCTGCGCCACGCCGACACCCGCACCGGAAAGCACCTGCTCTACAAAGCGTCCTTGAAGGAATCCGTACGCACGTCCACGGGCAGCATCTCGATCAAGAAGGCCGACACCCACAACCTGCGGGACGTCTCAGTCGAGATCCCGACCGGTGTCCTGGTCGTGGTGACCGGTGTCGCGGGCTCCGGGAAGAGCTCACTGATCCACGGCTCGGTGTCGCCACGTGAGGGCGTGGTCACCGTCGATCAGGGTGCGATCAAGGGATCGCGTCGGAGCAACCCGGCGACCTACACGGGTCTGCTGGAACCGATCCGCAAGGCGTTCGCCAAGGCCAACGGCGTGAAGCCTGCACTGTTCAGCGCCAACTCCGAGGGCGCCTGCGAGGTCTGCAACGGTGCTGGTCTGATCTACACCGACCTGGGCATGCTCGCCACGGTCTCGACCGTGTGCGAGGAGTGCGAGGGCAAGCGCTTCAAGGCGTCGGTGTTGGAGTACGAGTTCGGTGGCCGCAACATCGCCGAGGTGCTCGACATGTCCGTGGCCCAGGCGGCGGGCTTCTTCGCCGAAGGTGAGGCCAAGACACCGGCTGCCGCGAAGATTCTCGATCGCCTCGTCGATGTCGGCCTTGGTTATGTCAAGCTCGGCCAGCAATTGACCACTCTGTCCGGGGGAGAGCGGCAGCGGCTGAAGTTGGCCGCCCAGATGGCCGACAAGGGAGACGTCTACGTGCTCGACGAGCCGACCACCGGCCTGCACCTGGCGGATGTCGAGAATCTGCTGGGTCTGCTGGACCGGCTGGTCGACTCGGGCAAGTCGGTGATCGTGATCGAGCACCACCAGGCCGTGATGTCACACGCCGACTGGATCATCGACCTCGGACCGGGCGCCGGCTCCGAGGGTGGACTCGTGGTCTTCGAGGGCACGCCTGCCGAATTGGTGGCCGAGGCCTCGACGCTGACCGGCAAGCACTTGAAGGAGTACGTCGCCGGCTAG
- a CDS encoding oxidoreductase, with product MNAQLHVAQGIVAGRAWSAVDRAQLRDIELCQAGRASSGASAPPRLTTTQEPRDAGEQDWQDPRMTRSRRGFSTPDQSGRHFVVTGANSGIGLETARALVAAGADVTLACRNVDKGAQAAADIRRTTSAGTVAVRSLDLSSLESVRTFAATIDSVDVLINNAGVMGTPRGTTHDGFETQFGTNHLGHFALTMLLLPVLRDRVTVVSSVAHRKADLDLEDLDFARRGYGRYAAYGQSKLANLLFLAELQRRLTASGSTLRATGAHPGWTSSGITRSTGNKAFTRLGQVGNYLAMPTTRGALMTLYAATVDLPGNSFIGPDRLGEMRGYPAGAARSPRALDPRLARDLWEESLRLTETEFPFNRR from the coding sequence ATGAACGCGCAGTTGCACGTGGCCCAGGGGATCGTCGCCGGTCGGGCGTGGTCCGCAGTGGATCGGGCCCAGTTGCGCGATATCGAGCTCTGCCAAGCAGGACGCGCGTCGTCAGGCGCGTCGGCACCGCCGCGGCTGACCACCACTCAGGAACCTCGCGACGCGGGGGAGCAGGACTGGCAGGATCCGCGCATGACACGTAGCCGACGCGGTTTCAGCACCCCCGATCAGTCAGGTCGCCACTTTGTGGTGACCGGTGCCAACTCAGGCATCGGTTTGGAGACCGCGCGTGCTCTCGTGGCGGCCGGTGCCGACGTCACCTTGGCGTGCCGCAACGTCGACAAGGGTGCGCAGGCAGCTGCGGACATTCGGCGTACGACCTCTGCGGGCACCGTGGCCGTACGTTCCCTCGACCTCTCCTCGCTGGAGTCGGTCCGCACGTTCGCGGCGACGATCGACTCCGTCGATGTACTGATCAACAACGCCGGGGTGATGGGCACTCCACGAGGCACTACGCACGACGGCTTCGAGACCCAGTTCGGGACCAACCACCTGGGCCATTTCGCGCTGACGATGCTGCTCCTGCCGGTGCTGCGCGATCGGGTGACGGTCGTCAGTTCCGTCGCCCACCGCAAGGCCGACCTGGACCTCGAAGACCTCGATTTCGCACGCCGTGGTTATGGGCGCTATGCGGCGTACGGTCAGTCAAAGCTGGCCAACCTGCTCTTCCTCGCGGAGTTGCAGCGCCGCCTCACCGCCAGTGGATCGACTTTGCGTGCCACCGGCGCCCATCCGGGTTGGACCTCGAGCGGCATCACCAGGTCGACCGGCAACAAGGCCTTCACCAGGCTGGGCCAGGTGGGCAACTACCTCGCGATGCCCACCACACGCGGCGCACTGATGACCCTCTATGCGGCCACGGTCGACCTGCCCGGCAACAGTTTCATCGGCCCCGATCGCCTGGGGGAGATGCGCGGCTATCCGGCTGGAGCAGCTCGTTCGCCGCGCGCGCTCGACCCACGGCTGGCCCGTGATCTGTGGGAGGAATCGCTTCGCCTCACCGAGACGGAGTTCCCGTTCAACCGACGGTGA
- a CDS encoding MOSC domain-containing protein, whose product MTARILTVNVGSAVPTEHSSMPTTGIDKLPVESIHVADPGPRDGVGGSGVRGDEVSDVRHHGGTRQAVYAYAREELEWWERELDRELRSGLFGENLTTTGFDVDESLVGERWVVGDVLLEVCGPRIPCRTFAGHLGERGWVKRFTQRGRTGAYLSVVTPGTITAGTSITRVDIPDHDITVPVLFRAYMGDKQEAARVLEADVLPEPYRAELVARLR is encoded by the coding sequence GTGACCGCACGCATCCTCACCGTCAACGTCGGGTCGGCTGTGCCCACTGAGCACTCGTCCATGCCGACGACCGGCATTGACAAACTGCCGGTCGAGTCGATCCACGTTGCCGACCCAGGTCCGCGAGACGGCGTCGGCGGCAGCGGCGTACGCGGTGACGAGGTGTCCGATGTGCGCCATCACGGAGGGACCCGCCAGGCCGTCTATGCGTACGCCCGTGAAGAACTCGAGTGGTGGGAGCGCGAACTCGACCGCGAACTGCGCAGCGGCCTGTTTGGTGAAAACCTCACCACGACAGGCTTCGATGTCGACGAGTCGCTCGTGGGGGAGCGATGGGTGGTTGGCGATGTGCTGCTGGAGGTGTGCGGCCCGCGCATCCCTTGTCGTACGTTCGCCGGGCACCTGGGGGAGCGCGGCTGGGTCAAACGGTTCACCCAGCGAGGGCGTACGGGTGCCTACCTGAGCGTGGTCACGCCAGGGACGATCACCGCGGGCACGTCGATCACACGCGTCGACATTCCCGACCACGACATCACGGTGCCGGTGCTGTTTCGTGCCTACATGGGCGACAAACAGGAGGCTGCGCGTGTGCTTGAGGCCGACGTTCTGCCCGAGCCCTATCGAGCCGAGCTTGTGGCGAGGTTGCGCTGA
- a CDS encoding Fur family transcriptional regulator — MVSAADHAWKTHLRSRGHRLTPQRERVLAAVDHLGHGTPDQVHAEVVAHAPTSSLSTTYRALTLLADLELISVVTLADRTPVYHSKQTPHHVHLSCEACGSVSDAAPGEFADLTAQLCERHGFAVSLERLVIVGRCAACREAES, encoded by the coding sequence ATGGTGTCTGCTGCCGACCACGCCTGGAAGACGCATCTGCGCAGCCGCGGCCACCGTTTGACCCCGCAACGCGAGCGCGTGCTGGCGGCGGTGGACCACCTGGGCCATGGCACTCCCGACCAGGTGCATGCGGAAGTCGTCGCGCATGCGCCGACCTCGTCGCTCTCGACCACGTATCGCGCGCTGACGTTGCTGGCCGATCTCGAGCTGATCAGCGTGGTGACGTTGGCGGACCGTACGCCGGTCTATCACTCCAAGCAGACCCCTCATCACGTACACCTGTCATGTGAGGCCTGCGGCTCGGTCAGCGACGCGGCGCCCGGGGAATTCGCCGATCTGACGGCTCAGTTATGCGAACGCCACGGTTTTGCCGTGTCACTCGAGCGACTGGTGATCGTGGGTCGATGCGCGGCGTGCCGAGAGGCGGAATCCTAA
- a CDS encoding type II toxin-antitoxin system VapB family antitoxin has product MGRTNIEIDDELIDLVMSRYALKTKREAVDFALRRLVGPVMTRSEMLAMEGTGWDADLDSLRRDDVAVV; this is encoded by the coding sequence ATGGGACGCACCAATATCGAGATCGATGACGAGCTCATCGACCTGGTGATGTCTCGCTACGCACTCAAGACCAAACGCGAAGCGGTTGACTTTGCGCTGCGCCGCCTCGTCGGTCCCGTGATGACGCGCTCGGAGATGCTCGCGATGGAAGGAACCGGCTGGGACGCAGACCTGGATAGCCTGCGTCGTGACGACGTGGCAGTGGTCTGA
- a CDS encoding DUF6576 domain-containing protein — MSDRFSFRRGYGESDPWFRIGSLDVGTTLLVTFMSIVSFFLFALSPAIVSALALQPADVLSGYLWQVVTWPLANAPDFWSVITIFIFWYFGTELENQVGKQKFAWLLGLTTVTMSAITLALGLLFGGSRPILGGLEALQTVVILIFIAQNLHARFFFNIPAWLIGAIIMVLPVLRYLGLGLYPELLNLLLGWAAAAIIARAQGLLPDLAFIPAVRAPKRDRRQRQSMRRHPSQSQAPRPTVVEGPWLSSGAAGSPQAELDDLLDKISEGGLDSLTERERARLHELRNLLRGE; from the coding sequence GTGTCTGATCGATTCAGCTTCCGCCGCGGCTACGGCGAGTCCGACCCGTGGTTTCGCATCGGTTCACTCGATGTCGGCACCACGCTGTTGGTCACGTTCATGTCGATCGTGTCGTTCTTCCTGTTCGCGCTCAGCCCGGCGATCGTAAGCGCACTAGCGCTCCAGCCCGCAGACGTCCTCAGCGGCTACCTCTGGCAGGTCGTGACCTGGCCGCTGGCCAATGCTCCGGACTTCTGGAGCGTCATCACGATCTTCATCTTCTGGTACTTCGGCACCGAGTTGGAGAACCAGGTCGGCAAGCAGAAGTTCGCCTGGCTGCTCGGCTTGACCACCGTCACGATGAGCGCGATCACCTTGGCACTCGGCCTGCTCTTCGGTGGGTCGCGCCCGATCCTGGGCGGGCTGGAGGCACTCCAGACGGTGGTGATCTTGATCTTCATCGCCCAGAACCTGCACGCGCGATTCTTCTTCAACATCCCGGCGTGGCTGATCGGCGCGATCATCATGGTGCTGCCGGTGCTGCGCTATCTCGGGCTCGGCCTGTATCCCGAACTGCTGAACCTCCTGCTCGGGTGGGCAGCGGCGGCGATCATCGCGCGAGCCCAGGGGCTCCTCCCCGACCTTGCGTTCATCCCAGCCGTACGCGCGCCGAAGCGCGACCGAAGGCAACGGCAGTCGATGCGGCGCCACCCGAGCCAGAGTCAGGCACCACGCCCGACGGTCGTCGAGGGCCCGTGGCTGAGCTCTGGCGCAGCCGGGTCACCCCAGGCCGAGTTGGACGACCTGCTCGACAAGATCTCCGAGGGCGGCCTCGACTCGCTGACCGAGCGAGAGCGCGCCCGCCTGCACGAGCTGCGCAATCTGCTGCGCGGCGAGTGA
- a CDS encoding PIN domain nuclease, with protein sequence MLVDTSVWIDFLRGRPGAATDCVRETLGNDCTTTEPVMIELLSGAAPGPRTFEIERLLLSQRWARLVPALDYRGAVDVYQATRATGHQPRALQDCLIAAIALRVGLTIAHRDADYERIAAATGLRTLDLR encoded by the coding sequence GTGCTGGTTGATACCTCTGTCTGGATCGATTTCCTGCGCGGCCGACCGGGCGCGGCCACCGACTGCGTGCGCGAAACTCTCGGCAATGACTGCACCACGACAGAACCGGTCATGATAGAACTTCTCTCCGGCGCGGCCCCCGGGCCACGCACATTCGAGATCGAGCGACTTCTGCTCTCTCAGCGGTGGGCTCGCCTGGTGCCAGCCCTCGACTATCGCGGCGCAGTGGATGTCTATCAAGCAACGCGCGCCACCGGCCATCAGCCGCGAGCGCTACAGGACTGCCTGATCGCAGCAATCGCCTTGCGCGTGGGCTTGACGATTGCTCACCGTGACGCTGACTACGAACGAATCGCCGCCGCCACCGGCCTTCGCACTCTCGATCTGCGGTGA
- a CDS encoding VOC family protein: MADFDVRMILLSTDDLDASIAFYTETLGMALKFRDGTHFAAIDGGSVTIALATSIDHPIPGQVVVGVKTDDVDAAAKAIEESGGGIVKGPYDDAHERRVVGYDNKGNGLVFYAPLARS; the protein is encoded by the coding sequence ATGGCCGACTTCGACGTACGCATGATCCTGCTCTCCACTGACGACCTCGACGCCTCGATCGCGTTCTATACCGAGACGCTCGGGATGGCGTTGAAGTTTCGCGACGGCACTCACTTTGCAGCCATCGATGGCGGATCTGTGACGATTGCGTTGGCTACCTCGATCGACCACCCCATCCCTGGCCAAGTGGTCGTCGGGGTCAAGACCGACGACGTCGATGCAGCAGCGAAGGCCATCGAAGAGTCGGGTGGCGGCATCGTGAAGGGCCCGTACGACGACGCGCATGAGCGCAGGGTGGTCGGCTACGACAACAAGGGCAACGGGTTGGTGTTCTACGCGCCGTTGGCGCGCTCTTAG